From a region of the Streptomyces sp. NBC_00193 genome:
- a CDS encoding diaminobutyrate--2-oxoglutarate transaminase family protein has product MTTLTPDEMYTFVEARESGARTYANAFGKLLAEGHGARIRDGHGREYLDCLAAAGTLALGHNHPDVLSAVGEYLTSGQVQQALDLTTPAKYEYLRALYAKLPGTMADTFKTQFCGPAGTDATEAAIKLFKIATGRRTVISFHGAYHGMTAGALALTGNLGAKESVPSLMPDVHHLPYPYDYRCPFGIGGEAGIRAGLTYIERLLTDPESGITKPAAVFVEAVQGEGGVIPAPAAWLRGLREITARLDIPLVLDEIQAGFGRTGTMWAFEESGIEPDAVLVSKAAGGGFPLSLLLYHGKYDAWTPGAHAGTFRGNQIALVAGLAAMRVTESEGLIEKAAAKGELIAGLLGRLAAGHPEIGQVRGRGLMWGIEIVDPTGPADPLGSLPADGARAKRIKRACLDHGLLLESGGRHGAVLRLLPPLVITDEEIHEMAAALEKALIDCA; this is encoded by the coding sequence GTGACCACCCTCACGCCGGACGAGATGTACACCTTCGTCGAGGCGCGCGAATCGGGCGCCCGGACCTACGCCAACGCCTTCGGCAAGCTCCTCGCCGAAGGACACGGCGCACGCATCCGCGACGGGCACGGCCGCGAGTACCTGGACTGCCTCGCCGCGGCGGGCACCCTCGCCCTGGGGCACAACCACCCGGACGTCCTGTCCGCGGTGGGGGAGTACCTCACCTCCGGTCAGGTCCAGCAGGCACTGGACCTGACCACCCCGGCCAAGTACGAGTACCTGCGGGCGCTGTACGCCAAGCTGCCGGGCACCATGGCGGACACCTTCAAGACGCAGTTCTGCGGACCGGCGGGCACCGACGCCACCGAAGCCGCCATCAAGCTCTTCAAGATCGCCACCGGCCGCCGGACGGTGATCTCCTTCCACGGGGCCTACCACGGGATGACCGCGGGCGCCCTCGCCCTCACCGGCAACCTGGGCGCCAAGGAGTCCGTGCCCTCCCTCATGCCGGACGTCCACCACCTCCCCTACCCCTACGACTACCGCTGCCCCTTCGGCATCGGCGGTGAGGCGGGCATCCGGGCCGGCCTGACCTACATCGAGCGGCTGCTCACCGACCCGGAGAGCGGCATCACCAAACCCGCCGCGGTCTTCGTCGAAGCGGTCCAGGGCGAGGGCGGGGTGATCCCGGCGCCGGCCGCCTGGCTGCGCGGGCTGCGGGAGATCACCGCCCGGCTGGACATCCCGCTGGTCCTGGACGAGATCCAGGCCGGCTTCGGACGCACCGGCACCATGTGGGCCTTCGAGGAGTCCGGGATCGAGCCGGACGCCGTCCTCGTGTCCAAGGCGGCCGGCGGCGGCTTCCCGCTCTCGCTGCTGCTCTACCACGGCAAGTACGACGCCTGGACGCCCGGAGCCCACGCGGGCACCTTCCGCGGCAACCAGATCGCCCTGGTCGCGGGACTCGCCGCCATGCGGGTCACGGAGTCCGAGGGACTCATCGAGAAGGCGGCCGCCAAGGGTGAGCTGATCGCCGGCCTGCTCGGCCGGCTGGCCGCCGGCCACCCCGAGATCGGCCAGGTCCGCGGCCGGGGACTGATGTGGGGCATCGAGATCGTGGACCCCACGGGCCCGGCCGACCCGCTCGGTTCGCTGCCCGCCGACGGGGCCCGGGCCAAGCGCATCAAGCGCGCCTGCCTGGACCACGGGCTGCTGCTGGAGAGCGGCGGCCGGCACGGCGCCGTGCTCCGGCTGCTCCCGCCACTGGTGATCACCGACGAGGAGATCCACGAGATGGCGGCGGCGCTGGAGAAAGCTCTGATCGACTGCGCCTGA